The following are from one region of the Veillonella nakazawae genome:
- a CDS encoding 6-carboxyhexanoate--CoA ligase — MSELYSVRMRAAQGGPHEKGGHHISGAERIVKLEEVGTIAQSLTDRALHHSKGTADFINITVDLIPPEKITYIDCLKVEEHKTSSISESHQLVTELLPGPNISETAVLKAISLLKGLDKSMRGAMLVDAITGERLDTGDRGVRVSHMDSFDSYALGDNEHMREALVLASKVQSADGIVGELCWSDDPDYTVGYVACNGVYHRIPNMKELGSNIGGRVFFVRSNIDSESVIEYLERAPVLVKR, encoded by the coding sequence ATGAGTGAATTATATAGTGTACGCATGCGTGCAGCACAAGGTGGTCCCCATGAAAAAGGGGGCCACCATATTTCTGGTGCAGAGCGGATTGTGAAGTTAGAAGAAGTAGGGACTATAGCTCAATCGTTAACTGATCGCGCACTGCATCACAGTAAAGGAACAGCTGATTTTATCAATATTACTGTAGATTTAATCCCACCGGAGAAGATTACATATATTGACTGTCTAAAGGTAGAGGAACATAAAACTAGTAGCATTTCTGAATCCCATCAATTGGTGACTGAGCTTTTACCAGGTCCTAATATTAGTGAAACAGCTGTTCTTAAAGCTATATCTTTGTTAAAAGGTTTAGATAAATCTATGCGCGGCGCTATGTTAGTGGATGCCATTACTGGCGAGCGCTTAGATACAGGTGACCGCGGAGTACGTGTGAGTCATATGGACTCCTTTGACTCTTATGCATTAGGTGATAATGAACATATGAGAGAGGCCTTAGTATTAGCGTCTAAGGTACAATCAGCAGATGGTATTGTGGGAGAATTATGCTGGTCTGATGATCCCGACTATACAGTAGGTTATGTTGCTTGCAATGGTGTATACCATCGAATTCCTAATATGAAAGAATTGGGCTCAAATATAGGGGGCCGTGTTTTCTTTGTACGGTCTAATATAGATAGTGAAAGTGTAATTGAGTATTTGGAGCGTGCTCCAGTACTTGTTAAGCGGTGA
- the bioF gene encoding 8-amino-7-oxononanoate synthase — MYEFFKEQLDSKIENHNLRTLREYCPLDAVRVKRDNKEYLMMASNNYLGLTFDTRVIEGALKGAQQYGTGSGGSRLVSGTFPLFTELERSLAKFKNTEKALVFNTGYMANVGTISAVADKNTIIFSDALNHASIIDGCRLSRGTVKTYSHCDIDELKYLLKQVDRNTRKLIVTDGVFSMDGDIAPLDKLYELSRDYNALLMVDDAHATGTIGNGHGTAAYFGLEKEVDIQLGTLSKSLGSVGGYVAANSTIIDYLVNTSRSFIFSTALSPADIGAALAALQVLETDASVLARLHENVNYMADQLISMGIDATNETPIFPILIGRNEDTLAVSDYLYEDGIIGTAIRPPTVPIGESRIRLTVTAAHNKEQIDYVCQSLQNAMKQL; from the coding sequence ATGTACGAATTTTTTAAAGAACAATTAGACTCTAAGATAGAGAACCATAATTTACGAACCTTAAGAGAATACTGTCCTCTAGATGCAGTGCGAGTAAAACGAGATAATAAAGAATATTTAATGATGGCTTCAAATAATTATTTGGGCTTAACTTTTGATACTCGTGTCATAGAAGGGGCCCTGAAAGGGGCTCAACAATATGGAACAGGATCTGGTGGATCGCGCCTTGTATCTGGTACATTTCCATTATTTACAGAGCTCGAAAGGTCATTAGCTAAATTTAAGAATACTGAAAAAGCCCTTGTATTTAATACCGGTTATATGGCCAATGTAGGAACTATTTCTGCCGTAGCTGATAAGAATACTATTATTTTTAGTGATGCTCTTAATCATGCTAGTATTATTGATGGTTGTAGATTAAGTCGAGGTACTGTAAAAACATATAGCCACTGTGATATAGACGAGTTAAAGTATCTGTTAAAACAGGTAGATCGAAACACTCGAAAGCTTATAGTTACTGATGGCGTATTTAGTATGGATGGGGATATTGCACCACTAGATAAACTGTATGAATTAAGCCGTGATTACAATGCATTGCTCATGGTTGACGATGCCCATGCAACGGGAACTATTGGTAATGGTCATGGTACAGCGGCCTATTTTGGACTTGAAAAAGAAGTAGACATACAACTTGGTACATTGAGTAAATCTTTAGGCTCTGTTGGTGGTTATGTAGCTGCAAATAGTACTATCATAGATTATCTCGTTAATACGAGCCGCAGTTTTATATTCTCTACCGCATTATCTCCTGCTGATATAGGGGCGGCCTTAGCTGCATTACAGGTTCTTGAGACAGATGCATCTGTTTTAGCGCGTTTACATGAAAATGTAAACTATATGGCAGATCAATTGATTTCTATGGGAATTGATGCTACTAATGAAACGCCAATTTTCCCAATACTAATAGGGCGTAATGAAGATACACTTGCCGTATCTGATTATCTATATGAGGATGGCATTATAGGCACCGCTATTCGTCCGCCTACAGTACCTATTGGTGAAAGCAGAATTAGACTAACGGTGACTGCTGCGCATAATAAAGAACAAATAGATTATGTGTGCCAATCACT